Proteins encoded by one window of Vigna radiata var. radiata cultivar VC1973A chromosome 5, Vradiata_ver6, whole genome shotgun sequence:
- the LOC106762578 gene encoding ubinuclein-1 isoform X3 → MAEEKRASSSFVKKGDRQMFTVELRPGETTIVSWKKLMKDSSKPNGSNSAPQQVAIAPGEPVDVEENDPSQPNRFSAVIEKIERLYMGKDSSDDEDLLDVPDDDQYDTEDSFIDDAELDEYFEVDNSAIKHDGFFVNRGKLERINEPAALPNQQPKKRRRKDIMKNGENNDGHGSNKNAKVGRPASGKTASLHAKNMLNISENLVAPDEHYEDLKLSNQSDVSGIISKKKTVDTKPTLDPSISLKTSNDDVTGVTDAKDADKQRIGVFQSKNISDKCKDGSGSFDASHQKYNEKSAYAHSKSQPGRPPNSIDDLENIIRTKEKSGMCELPDLNLSEAKSATQATKSENMQKKEGSSVRPKTSMLEKALRELEKMVAESRPPAVDNQDAVKRRLPREIKLKLAKVARLAATHGKVSKELINRLMSILGHLIQLRTLKRNLKIMISMGLSAKQEEDNRFQQIKKEVIDMIKMLPPTFESKQQLKGEASGDFQEFGPDGKTNTKRKFAMDAALEDKICDLYDIFVDGLDENAGPQIRKLYAELAELWPSGHMDNHGIKRGICRAKERRRALYNKHKDQEKIKRKKLLAPKQEENVRFDANSITSQQNLRERSAPESSSHGFTSGSKQVSNASPTGRVPSPINGLKQEKAKGNSSSSLDDVRVAEGVLTKKGEERPRSLKQQSSGPLANKSNLQPTSVPDLQHSS, encoded by the exons ATGGCGGAGGAGAAGAGGGCGTCGTCGTCGTTCGTGAAGAAAGGTGACCGGCAAATGTTCACGGTGGAGCTCCGGCCTGGCGAGACGACCATAGTTTCGTGGAAGAAGCTGATGAAGGACTCTAGCAAGCCTAACGGATCCAATTCGGCACCGCAACAAGTCGCAATCGCTCCG GGTGAACCTGTTGATGTTGAAGAAAATGATCCCTCTCAGCCAAACCGTTTCAGTGCTGTAATAGAGAAGATTGAACGCCTTTACatg GGCAAGGATAGTAGCGATGATGAGGATCTGCTTGATGTTCCTGATGATGATCAATATGATACTGAAGACTCTTTTATAGATGATGCTGAACTG GATGAATATTTTGAGGTTGATAATTCTGCAATCAAACATGATGGGTTCTTTGTAAATAGGGGGAAACTAGAACGCAT AAATGAACCTGCTGCACTACCTAACCAGCAACCAAAGAAAAGGCGCAGAAAAGATATAATGAAGAATGGTGAAAACAATGATGGTCATGGatcaaataaaaatgcaaaagttGGCAGGCCAGCATCTGGCAAAACAGCTTCACTGCATgcaaaaaatatgttaaatatatctGAGAATTTGGTTGCACCTGATGAACATTATGAAGACTTGAAACTTTCAAATCAGTCAGATGTCTCTGGAATTATTTCGAAAAAGAAAACTGTTGATACTAAACCGACATTGGACCCTTCCATCTCTTTGAAAACATCAAATGATGATGTTACTGGTGTAACAGATGCAAAAGATGCTGACAAGCAAAGGATAGGAGTTTTTCAATCTAAGAACATTAGTGATAAATGTAAAGATGGAAGTGGATCATTTGATGCATCTCATCAGAAGTACAATGAGAAAAGTGCTTATGCACATTCCAAATCCCAACCTGGAAGACCCCCAAATAGTATTGATGatttggaaaatattattaggacaaaagaaaaaagtggtATGTGTGAACTGCCAGATCTAAACCTGTCTGAGGCGAAGTCTGCTACCCAAGCAACa AAATCTGAAAACATGCAGAAGAAAGAGGGTTCTAGTGTTAGGCCAAAAACTTCAATGCTTGAAAAGGCTCTTCGTGAGTTGGAAAAAATGGTTGCAGAAT CCAGGCCACCAGCAGTGGACAACCAGGATGCTGTCAAAAGGAGGTTGCCTAGAGAAATAAAGCTAAAGCTTGCTAAAGTTGCTAGACTGGCG GCAACCCATGGGAAAGTATCAAAAGAGTTAATTAACCGTCTTATGAGTATTCTTGGCCATCTGATTCAGCTAAGAACATTAAAG agaaacttaaaaataatgatcAGTATGGGCCTGTCAGCAAAGCAGGAGGAGGATAATAGGTTTcaacaaataaagaaagaagttATTGACATGATTAAGATGCTGCCCCCAACTTTTGAATCCAAG CAGCAGCTGAAAGGTGAAGCATCTGGTGATTTTCAAGAATTTGGTCCTGAtggaaaaacaaatacaaaaagaaagttTGCCATGGATGCTGCATTGGAGGACAAGATCTGTGATCTCTACGATATTTTTGTCGAT GGATTGGATGAAAACGCAGGTCCACAGATCAGAAAGTTGTATGCTGAG CTTGCAGAACTATGGCCCAGTGGTCACATGGACAACCATGGGATCAAACGTGGAATTTGCAGGGCAAAAGAGAGGCGCAGAGCACTGTACAACAAGCATAAG GACCAGGAAAAAATTAAGAGGAAAAAGTTGCTGGCACCTAAGCAAGAGGAGAACGTTCGATTTGATGCCAATTCAATTACTTCACAACAGAACCTGCGAGAGAGATCAGCTCCTGAGTCCAGCAGTCATGGTTTTACTTCAGGGAGCAAGCAAGTTTCTAATGCAAGCCCAACTGGACGGGTACCCAGTCCAATAAATGgtctaaaacaagaaaaagcaAAGGGAAATTCAAGCAGTTCCCTGGATGATGTCAGGGTTGCAGAAGGTGTGCTAACAAAGAAG GGAGAAGAAAGACCTAGGTCCTTAAAGCAGCAGTCCTCAGGGCCACTTGCCAACAAATCAAATCTTCAGCCAACATCTGTTCCTGATCTTCAACATTCAAGCTAA
- the LOC106762578 gene encoding ubinuclein-1 isoform X4, translating to MAEEKRASSSFVKKGDRQMFTVELRPGETTIVSWKKLMKDSSKPNGSNSAPQQVAIAPGEPVDVEENDPSQPNRFSAVIEKIERLYMGKDSSDDEDLLDVPDDDQYDTEDSFIDDAELDEYFEVDNSAIKHDGFFVNRGKLERINEPAALPNQQPKKRRRKDIMKNGENNDGHGSNKNAKVGRPASGKTASLHAKNMLNISENLVAPDEHYEDLKLSNQSDVSGIISKKKTVDTKPTLDPSISLKTSNDDVTGVTDAKDADKQRIGVFQSKNISDKCKDGSGSFDASHQKYNEKSAYAHSKSQPGRPPNSIDDLENIIRTKEKSGMCELPDLNLSEAKSATQATKSENMQKKEGSSVRPKTSMLEKALRELEKMVAESRPPAVDNQDAVKRRLPREIKLKLAKVARLAATHGKVSKELINRLMSILGHLIQLRTLKRNLKIMISMGLSAKQEEDNRFQQIKKEVIDMIKMLPPTFESKQQLKGEASGDFQEFGPDGKTNTKRKFAMDAALEDKICDLYDIFVDGLDENAGPQIRKLYAELAELWPSGHMDNHGIKRGICRAKERRRALYNKHKMIIGISY from the exons ATGGCGGAGGAGAAGAGGGCGTCGTCGTCGTTCGTGAAGAAAGGTGACCGGCAAATGTTCACGGTGGAGCTCCGGCCTGGCGAGACGACCATAGTTTCGTGGAAGAAGCTGATGAAGGACTCTAGCAAGCCTAACGGATCCAATTCGGCACCGCAACAAGTCGCAATCGCTCCG GGTGAACCTGTTGATGTTGAAGAAAATGATCCCTCTCAGCCAAACCGTTTCAGTGCTGTAATAGAGAAGATTGAACGCCTTTACatg GGCAAGGATAGTAGCGATGATGAGGATCTGCTTGATGTTCCTGATGATGATCAATATGATACTGAAGACTCTTTTATAGATGATGCTGAACTG GATGAATATTTTGAGGTTGATAATTCTGCAATCAAACATGATGGGTTCTTTGTAAATAGGGGGAAACTAGAACGCAT AAATGAACCTGCTGCACTACCTAACCAGCAACCAAAGAAAAGGCGCAGAAAAGATATAATGAAGAATGGTGAAAACAATGATGGTCATGGatcaaataaaaatgcaaaagttGGCAGGCCAGCATCTGGCAAAACAGCTTCACTGCATgcaaaaaatatgttaaatatatctGAGAATTTGGTTGCACCTGATGAACATTATGAAGACTTGAAACTTTCAAATCAGTCAGATGTCTCTGGAATTATTTCGAAAAAGAAAACTGTTGATACTAAACCGACATTGGACCCTTCCATCTCTTTGAAAACATCAAATGATGATGTTACTGGTGTAACAGATGCAAAAGATGCTGACAAGCAAAGGATAGGAGTTTTTCAATCTAAGAACATTAGTGATAAATGTAAAGATGGAAGTGGATCATTTGATGCATCTCATCAGAAGTACAATGAGAAAAGTGCTTATGCACATTCCAAATCCCAACCTGGAAGACCCCCAAATAGTATTGATGatttggaaaatattattaggacaaaagaaaaaagtggtATGTGTGAACTGCCAGATCTAAACCTGTCTGAGGCGAAGTCTGCTACCCAAGCAACa AAATCTGAAAACATGCAGAAGAAAGAGGGTTCTAGTGTTAGGCCAAAAACTTCAATGCTTGAAAAGGCTCTTCGTGAGTTGGAAAAAATGGTTGCAGAAT CCAGGCCACCAGCAGTGGACAACCAGGATGCTGTCAAAAGGAGGTTGCCTAGAGAAATAAAGCTAAAGCTTGCTAAAGTTGCTAGACTGGCG GCAACCCATGGGAAAGTATCAAAAGAGTTAATTAACCGTCTTATGAGTATTCTTGGCCATCTGATTCAGCTAAGAACATTAAAG agaaacttaaaaataatgatcAGTATGGGCCTGTCAGCAAAGCAGGAGGAGGATAATAGGTTTcaacaaataaagaaagaagttATTGACATGATTAAGATGCTGCCCCCAACTTTTGAATCCAAG CAGCAGCTGAAAGGTGAAGCATCTGGTGATTTTCAAGAATTTGGTCCTGAtggaaaaacaaatacaaaaagaaagttTGCCATGGATGCTGCATTGGAGGACAAGATCTGTGATCTCTACGATATTTTTGTCGAT GGATTGGATGAAAACGCAGGTCCACAGATCAGAAAGTTGTATGCTGAG CTTGCAGAACTATGGCCCAGTGGTCACATGGACAACCATGGGATCAAACGTGGAATTTGCAGGGCAAAAGAGAGGCGCAGAGCACTGTACAACAAGCATAAG ATGATCATCGGGATTTCATATTGA
- the LOC106762578 gene encoding ubinuclein-1 isoform X1 gives MAEEKRASSSFVKKGDRQMFTVELRPGETTIVSWKKLMKDSSKPNGSNSAPQQVAIAPGEPVDVEENDPSQPNRFSAVIEKIERLYMGKDSSDDEDLLDVPDDDQYDTEDSFIDDAELDEYFEVDNSAIKHDGFFVNRGKLERINEPAALPNQQPKKRRRKDIMKNGENNDGHGSNKNAKVGRPASGKTASLHAKNMLNISENLVAPDEHYEDLKLSNQSDVSGIISKKKTVDTKPTLDPSISLKTSNDDVTGVTDAKDADKQRIGVFQSKNISDKCKDGSGSFDASHQKYNEKSAYAHSKSQPGRPPNSIDDLENIIRTKEKSGMCELPDLNLSEAKSATQATKSENMQKKEGSSVRPKTSMLEKALRELEKMVAESRPPAVDNQDAVKRRLPREIKLKLAKVARLAATHGKVSKELINRLMSILGHLIQLRTLKRNLKIMISMGLSAKQEEDNRFQQIKKEVIDMIKMLPPTFESKQQLKGEASGDFQEFGPDGKTNTKRKFAMDAALEDKICDLYDIFVDGLDENAGPQIRKLYAELAELWPSGHMDNHGIKRGICRAKERRRALYNKHKDQEKIKRKKLLAPKQEENVRFDANSITSQQNLRERSAPESSSHGFTSGSKQVSNASPTGRVPSPINGLKQEKAKGNSSSSLDDVRVAEGVLTKKVKRKPELELEAHLVAEKVASLQGEERPRSLKQQSSGPLANKSNLQPTSVPDLQHSS, from the exons ATGGCGGAGGAGAAGAGGGCGTCGTCGTCGTTCGTGAAGAAAGGTGACCGGCAAATGTTCACGGTGGAGCTCCGGCCTGGCGAGACGACCATAGTTTCGTGGAAGAAGCTGATGAAGGACTCTAGCAAGCCTAACGGATCCAATTCGGCACCGCAACAAGTCGCAATCGCTCCG GGTGAACCTGTTGATGTTGAAGAAAATGATCCCTCTCAGCCAAACCGTTTCAGTGCTGTAATAGAGAAGATTGAACGCCTTTACatg GGCAAGGATAGTAGCGATGATGAGGATCTGCTTGATGTTCCTGATGATGATCAATATGATACTGAAGACTCTTTTATAGATGATGCTGAACTG GATGAATATTTTGAGGTTGATAATTCTGCAATCAAACATGATGGGTTCTTTGTAAATAGGGGGAAACTAGAACGCAT AAATGAACCTGCTGCACTACCTAACCAGCAACCAAAGAAAAGGCGCAGAAAAGATATAATGAAGAATGGTGAAAACAATGATGGTCATGGatcaaataaaaatgcaaaagttGGCAGGCCAGCATCTGGCAAAACAGCTTCACTGCATgcaaaaaatatgttaaatatatctGAGAATTTGGTTGCACCTGATGAACATTATGAAGACTTGAAACTTTCAAATCAGTCAGATGTCTCTGGAATTATTTCGAAAAAGAAAACTGTTGATACTAAACCGACATTGGACCCTTCCATCTCTTTGAAAACATCAAATGATGATGTTACTGGTGTAACAGATGCAAAAGATGCTGACAAGCAAAGGATAGGAGTTTTTCAATCTAAGAACATTAGTGATAAATGTAAAGATGGAAGTGGATCATTTGATGCATCTCATCAGAAGTACAATGAGAAAAGTGCTTATGCACATTCCAAATCCCAACCTGGAAGACCCCCAAATAGTATTGATGatttggaaaatattattaggacaaaagaaaaaagtggtATGTGTGAACTGCCAGATCTAAACCTGTCTGAGGCGAAGTCTGCTACCCAAGCAACa AAATCTGAAAACATGCAGAAGAAAGAGGGTTCTAGTGTTAGGCCAAAAACTTCAATGCTTGAAAAGGCTCTTCGTGAGTTGGAAAAAATGGTTGCAGAAT CCAGGCCACCAGCAGTGGACAACCAGGATGCTGTCAAAAGGAGGTTGCCTAGAGAAATAAAGCTAAAGCTTGCTAAAGTTGCTAGACTGGCG GCAACCCATGGGAAAGTATCAAAAGAGTTAATTAACCGTCTTATGAGTATTCTTGGCCATCTGATTCAGCTAAGAACATTAAAG agaaacttaaaaataatgatcAGTATGGGCCTGTCAGCAAAGCAGGAGGAGGATAATAGGTTTcaacaaataaagaaagaagttATTGACATGATTAAGATGCTGCCCCCAACTTTTGAATCCAAG CAGCAGCTGAAAGGTGAAGCATCTGGTGATTTTCAAGAATTTGGTCCTGAtggaaaaacaaatacaaaaagaaagttTGCCATGGATGCTGCATTGGAGGACAAGATCTGTGATCTCTACGATATTTTTGTCGAT GGATTGGATGAAAACGCAGGTCCACAGATCAGAAAGTTGTATGCTGAG CTTGCAGAACTATGGCCCAGTGGTCACATGGACAACCATGGGATCAAACGTGGAATTTGCAGGGCAAAAGAGAGGCGCAGAGCACTGTACAACAAGCATAAG GACCAGGAAAAAATTAAGAGGAAAAAGTTGCTGGCACCTAAGCAAGAGGAGAACGTTCGATTTGATGCCAATTCAATTACTTCACAACAGAACCTGCGAGAGAGATCAGCTCCTGAGTCCAGCAGTCATGGTTTTACTTCAGGGAGCAAGCAAGTTTCTAATGCAAGCCCAACTGGACGGGTACCCAGTCCAATAAATGgtctaaaacaagaaaaagcaAAGGGAAATTCAAGCAGTTCCCTGGATGATGTCAGGGTTGCAGAAGGTGTGCTAACAAAGAAGGTAAAGAGAAAACCAGAACTTGAGTTAGAAGCACATTTAGTTGCTGAGAAGGTGGCTTCCTTGCAGGGAGAAGAAAGACCTAGGTCCTTAAAGCAGCAGTCCTCAGGGCCACTTGCCAACAAATCAAATCTTCAGCCAACATCTGTTCCTGATCTTCAACATTCAAGCTAA
- the LOC106762578 gene encoding ubinuclein-1 isoform X2, which yields MAEEKRASSSFVKKGDRQMFTVELRPGETTIVSWKKLMKDSSKPNGSNSAPQQVAIAPGEPVDVEENDPSQPNRFSAVIEKIERLYMGKDSSDDEDLLDVPDDDQYDTEDSFIDDAELDEYFEVDNSAIKHDGFFVNRGKLERINEPAALPNQQPKKRRRKDIMKNGENNDGHGSNKNAKVGRPASGKTASLHAKNMLNISENLVAPDEHYEDLKLSNQSDVSGIISKKKTVDTKPTLDPSISLKTSNDDVTGVTDAKDADKQRIGVFQSKNISDKCKDGSGSFDASHQKYNEKSAYAHSKSQPGRPPNSIDDLENIIRTKEKSGMCELPDLNLSEAKSATQATKSENMQKKEGSSVRPKTSMLEKALRELEKMVAESRPPAVDNQDAVKRRLPREIKLKLAKVARLAATHGKVSKELINRLMSILGHLIQLRTLKRNLKIMISMGLSAKQEEDNRFQQIKKEVIDMIKMLPPTFESKQLKGEASGDFQEFGPDGKTNTKRKFAMDAALEDKICDLYDIFVDGLDENAGPQIRKLYAELAELWPSGHMDNHGIKRGICRAKERRRALYNKHKDQEKIKRKKLLAPKQEENVRFDANSITSQQNLRERSAPESSSHGFTSGSKQVSNASPTGRVPSPINGLKQEKAKGNSSSSLDDVRVAEGVLTKKVKRKPELELEAHLVAEKVASLQGEERPRSLKQQSSGPLANKSNLQPTSVPDLQHSS from the exons ATGGCGGAGGAGAAGAGGGCGTCGTCGTCGTTCGTGAAGAAAGGTGACCGGCAAATGTTCACGGTGGAGCTCCGGCCTGGCGAGACGACCATAGTTTCGTGGAAGAAGCTGATGAAGGACTCTAGCAAGCCTAACGGATCCAATTCGGCACCGCAACAAGTCGCAATCGCTCCG GGTGAACCTGTTGATGTTGAAGAAAATGATCCCTCTCAGCCAAACCGTTTCAGTGCTGTAATAGAGAAGATTGAACGCCTTTACatg GGCAAGGATAGTAGCGATGATGAGGATCTGCTTGATGTTCCTGATGATGATCAATATGATACTGAAGACTCTTTTATAGATGATGCTGAACTG GATGAATATTTTGAGGTTGATAATTCTGCAATCAAACATGATGGGTTCTTTGTAAATAGGGGGAAACTAGAACGCAT AAATGAACCTGCTGCACTACCTAACCAGCAACCAAAGAAAAGGCGCAGAAAAGATATAATGAAGAATGGTGAAAACAATGATGGTCATGGatcaaataaaaatgcaaaagttGGCAGGCCAGCATCTGGCAAAACAGCTTCACTGCATgcaaaaaatatgttaaatatatctGAGAATTTGGTTGCACCTGATGAACATTATGAAGACTTGAAACTTTCAAATCAGTCAGATGTCTCTGGAATTATTTCGAAAAAGAAAACTGTTGATACTAAACCGACATTGGACCCTTCCATCTCTTTGAAAACATCAAATGATGATGTTACTGGTGTAACAGATGCAAAAGATGCTGACAAGCAAAGGATAGGAGTTTTTCAATCTAAGAACATTAGTGATAAATGTAAAGATGGAAGTGGATCATTTGATGCATCTCATCAGAAGTACAATGAGAAAAGTGCTTATGCACATTCCAAATCCCAACCTGGAAGACCCCCAAATAGTATTGATGatttggaaaatattattaggacaaaagaaaaaagtggtATGTGTGAACTGCCAGATCTAAACCTGTCTGAGGCGAAGTCTGCTACCCAAGCAACa AAATCTGAAAACATGCAGAAGAAAGAGGGTTCTAGTGTTAGGCCAAAAACTTCAATGCTTGAAAAGGCTCTTCGTGAGTTGGAAAAAATGGTTGCAGAAT CCAGGCCACCAGCAGTGGACAACCAGGATGCTGTCAAAAGGAGGTTGCCTAGAGAAATAAAGCTAAAGCTTGCTAAAGTTGCTAGACTGGCG GCAACCCATGGGAAAGTATCAAAAGAGTTAATTAACCGTCTTATGAGTATTCTTGGCCATCTGATTCAGCTAAGAACATTAAAG agaaacttaaaaataatgatcAGTATGGGCCTGTCAGCAAAGCAGGAGGAGGATAATAGGTTTcaacaaataaagaaagaagttATTGACATGATTAAGATGCTGCCCCCAACTTTTGAATCCAAG CAGCTGAAAGGTGAAGCATCTGGTGATTTTCAAGAATTTGGTCCTGAtggaaaaacaaatacaaaaagaaagttTGCCATGGATGCTGCATTGGAGGACAAGATCTGTGATCTCTACGATATTTTTGTCGAT GGATTGGATGAAAACGCAGGTCCACAGATCAGAAAGTTGTATGCTGAG CTTGCAGAACTATGGCCCAGTGGTCACATGGACAACCATGGGATCAAACGTGGAATTTGCAGGGCAAAAGAGAGGCGCAGAGCACTGTACAACAAGCATAAG GACCAGGAAAAAATTAAGAGGAAAAAGTTGCTGGCACCTAAGCAAGAGGAGAACGTTCGATTTGATGCCAATTCAATTACTTCACAACAGAACCTGCGAGAGAGATCAGCTCCTGAGTCCAGCAGTCATGGTTTTACTTCAGGGAGCAAGCAAGTTTCTAATGCAAGCCCAACTGGACGGGTACCCAGTCCAATAAATGgtctaaaacaagaaaaagcaAAGGGAAATTCAAGCAGTTCCCTGGATGATGTCAGGGTTGCAGAAGGTGTGCTAACAAAGAAGGTAAAGAGAAAACCAGAACTTGAGTTAGAAGCACATTTAGTTGCTGAGAAGGTGGCTTCCTTGCAGGGAGAAGAAAGACCTAGGTCCTTAAAGCAGCAGTCCTCAGGGCCACTTGCCAACAAATCAAATCTTCAGCCAACATCTGTTCCTGATCTTCAACATTCAAGCTAA